A region from the Mycolicibacterium litorale genome encodes:
- the gltB gene encoding glutamate synthase large subunit has product MLYSATPGAQGLYDPEHEKDSCGVAMIADIQGRRSHSIVADGLVALEHLDHRGAAGAETNSGDGAGILLQLPVELFRAVLDFELPQPTADGCNTFAAGTCFLPQDPVARAEATRRIEALAAEENLEVLGWRPVPVDPAGADVGETALSVMPYMAQLFVAAPEVDGSRPGGVELDRRVYPLRKRAENSADVYFPSLSSRTIAYKGMLTTVQLPIYFSDLRDARCMSAIAIVHSRFSTNTFPSWPLAHPFRFVAHNGEINTVRGNRNRMHAREAMLASANIPGDLSRLSPICTPDASDSASFDEVLELLHLGGRSLPHAVLMMIPEAWENNASMDPDERAFWQFHASLMEPWDGPACVTFTDGTLVGAVLDRNGLRPGRWWRTIDDRIILASESGVLDVAPGEVVAKGRLQPGKMLLIDTAAGRIVSDDEIKLDLSKAEAYREWLHAGLLELATLPDRVRVQPNHESVVRRQIAFGYTEEELRILLTPMAASGAEPLGSMGTDTPTAVLSDRSRPLYDYFVELFAQVTNPPLDAIREEVVTSMARVMGPEQNLLEPTAASCRQILLKWPVLDNDELNKIVHINDDGEHPGLRAVVLKGLYDVERGGEGLAEALDELRSRAGDAIDDGARTLVISDRDSDHTRAPIPSLLAVSAVHHHLVRTKQRTKVALVVESGDAREVHHIAMLIGFGAAAVNPYLAFESIEDLIREGELTGIDTAAAVRNYLKALGKGVTKVMSKMGISTVASYTAAQAFEAVGIDRDVIDEYFTGTPMQLGGIGLDVIAEEVKVRHRRAYPENPTERVHRRLEVGGEYAFRREGELHLFSPEVVFLLQHSTRTGRQDVFRQYSEEVDRLSREGGTLRGLFEFTKGARPPVPLDEVEPADEIVKRFNTGAMSYGSISAEAHETMAIAMNNLGGRSNSGEGGEDVDRLYDPKRRSAVKQVASGRFGVTSDYLVNATDIQIKMAQGAKPGEGGQLPGYKVYPNIAKTRHSTPGVGLISPPPHHDIYSIEDLAQLIHDLKNANDQARIHVKLVSSVGVGTVAAGVSKAHADVVLISGHDGGTGAAPLTSLKHAGAPWEIGLADAQQTLVLNGLRDRITVQCDGGMRTARDVMVAMLLGAEEFGFATAPLVVAGCIMMRVCHLDTCPVGVATQNPELRARFNGKPEFVENFFMFIAEDIRRYLAELGFRSVDEAVGHAEMLDTATGVEHWKSKGLDLAPIFAIPTDAHGGKLTQRRKLKDQYHALDQALDQTLIQLSEGALEDAHPVTLELPIRNVNRTVGTMLGAEVTRRYGAAGLPEDTIRITLTGSAGQSIGAFLPPGITIELVGDANDYVGKGLSGGRIVVRPADDVLFLPEDNVIAGNTLLYGATSGEVFLRGKVGERFCARNSGALAVVEGVGDHACEYMTGGRVVVLGRTGRNMAAGMSGGIAYVLGLDAAKVNTAMVELQRLEPEDLVWLHDVVARHAELTGSTVATSVLADWPRRSAQFTKIMPTDYQRVLQATRMAKAEGRDVDTAIMEASRG; this is encoded by the coding sequence ATGCTCTACTCGGCCACCCCCGGCGCACAGGGACTGTACGACCCCGAGCACGAGAAGGACTCGTGCGGCGTCGCCATGATCGCCGACATCCAGGGCAGGCGGTCTCATTCCATCGTCGCCGACGGTCTCGTCGCTCTGGAGCATCTCGATCACCGTGGTGCGGCAGGGGCGGAGACCAACAGCGGCGACGGCGCAGGAATCCTGCTCCAATTGCCGGTCGAGCTCTTCCGTGCCGTCCTCGACTTCGAGCTCCCGCAGCCGACTGCCGACGGGTGCAACACCTTCGCGGCCGGCACCTGCTTCCTTCCGCAGGATCCGGTGGCGCGTGCCGAAGCCACTCGCCGGATCGAGGCGCTGGCCGCCGAGGAGAACCTCGAGGTGCTCGGCTGGCGTCCCGTCCCGGTCGACCCGGCCGGCGCCGACGTCGGCGAGACCGCCCTGTCGGTCATGCCGTACATGGCTCAATTGTTCGTCGCCGCACCGGAAGTCGACGGCAGCCGTCCCGGCGGTGTCGAGCTCGACCGGCGTGTCTATCCGCTGCGCAAACGTGCGGAGAACTCAGCCGACGTCTACTTCCCGTCGCTGTCCAGCCGCACCATCGCCTACAAGGGCATGCTCACCACGGTCCAGCTGCCGATCTACTTCAGCGATCTGCGTGACGCCCGCTGCATGAGCGCGATCGCGATCGTCCACAGCCGGTTCTCCACCAACACCTTCCCGTCCTGGCCGCTGGCGCACCCGTTCCGGTTCGTCGCCCACAACGGCGAGATCAACACCGTGCGCGGCAACCGCAACCGGATGCACGCCCGCGAAGCGATGCTCGCCAGCGCCAACATCCCCGGTGATCTGAGCCGGCTGTCGCCGATCTGCACTCCCGACGCCTCCGACTCGGCGAGTTTCGACGAAGTGCTCGAACTGTTGCACCTCGGCGGGCGCAGCCTGCCGCACGCGGTGCTGATGATGATCCCGGAGGCCTGGGAGAACAACGCCTCGATGGACCCCGACGAGCGCGCGTTCTGGCAGTTCCACGCCTCGCTGATGGAGCCGTGGGACGGTCCGGCCTGCGTCACGTTCACCGACGGCACCCTGGTCGGTGCGGTATTGGACCGCAACGGTTTACGGCCCGGCCGCTGGTGGCGCACCATCGACGACCGGATCATCCTCGCCAGCGAGAGCGGTGTGCTCGACGTGGCGCCCGGCGAGGTCGTCGCCAAGGGCCGCCTGCAGCCCGGCAAGATGCTGCTCATCGACACCGCCGCGGGCCGCATCGTCAGCGACGACGAGATCAAGCTCGACCTGTCGAAGGCCGAGGCGTACCGCGAATGGCTGCACGCCGGCCTGCTCGAACTCGCGACGCTTCCGGATCGGGTCCGCGTGCAGCCCAACCACGAGTCGGTCGTCCGACGCCAGATCGCCTTCGGCTACACCGAAGAGGAACTGCGTATCCTGCTGACCCCGATGGCCGCCTCCGGCGCCGAACCCCTCGGCTCGATGGGCACCGACACGCCGACCGCGGTGCTCTCCGACCGGTCCCGCCCGCTCTACGATTACTTCGTCGAGCTCTTCGCGCAGGTCACCAACCCGCCCCTGGACGCTATCCGCGAAGAGGTGGTGACCAGCATGGCCCGCGTCATGGGGCCCGAGCAGAACCTGCTCGAACCGACGGCCGCCTCGTGCCGTCAGATCCTGCTGAAGTGGCCGGTCCTCGACAACGACGAACTCAACAAGATCGTCCACATCAACGACGACGGTGAGCACCCCGGCCTGCGGGCGGTGGTCCTCAAAGGCCTCTACGACGTCGAACGCGGCGGCGAGGGACTGGCCGAGGCGCTCGACGAACTGCGGAGCCGGGCCGGCGACGCCATCGACGACGGTGCTCGCACGCTGGTGATCTCGGATCGCGACTCCGACCACACCCGGGCGCCCATCCCGTCGCTGCTCGCCGTGTCGGCCGTTCACCACCATCTGGTGCGGACCAAACAGCGCACCAAGGTGGCGCTGGTCGTGGAGTCCGGCGACGCCCGCGAAGTGCACCACATCGCGATGCTGATCGGGTTCGGGGCGGCCGCGGTCAACCCGTACCTGGCCTTCGAGTCGATCGAGGACCTGATCCGCGAAGGTGAGCTCACCGGCATCGACACCGCTGCGGCGGTGCGCAATTACCTCAAGGCCCTCGGCAAGGGGGTGACGAAGGTGATGAGCAAGATGGGCATCTCCACCGTCGCCTCCTACACCGCCGCGCAGGCGTTCGAAGCGGTCGGCATCGACCGCGACGTCATCGACGAGTACTTCACCGGAACGCCGATGCAGCTCGGCGGCATCGGTCTCGACGTCATCGCCGAGGAGGTCAAGGTCCGGCACCGGCGCGCGTACCCGGAGAACCCGACCGAGCGGGTCCACCGTCGCCTCGAGGTGGGCGGGGAGTACGCCTTTCGCCGCGAGGGTGAACTGCACCTGTTCTCACCTGAAGTGGTGTTCCTGCTCCAACATTCGACGCGCACGGGCCGTCAGGACGTCTTCCGGCAGTACTCCGAGGAGGTCGACCGGCTGTCCCGTGAGGGCGGCACCCTGCGCGGGCTGTTCGAGTTCACCAAGGGTGCGCGCCCGCCGGTGCCGCTCGACGAGGTCGAGCCGGCCGACGAGATCGTCAAACGGTTCAACACCGGCGCGATGAGTTACGGCTCGATCAGCGCCGAGGCGCACGAGACGATGGCGATCGCCATGAACAACCTCGGCGGCCGCTCCAACTCAGGTGAGGGCGGGGAGGACGTCGACCGGCTCTACGACCCCAAGCGCCGCAGCGCCGTCAAACAGGTCGCCAGCGGCCGTTTCGGCGTGACCAGCGACTACCTGGTCAACGCCACCGACATCCAGATCAAGATGGCTCAGGGCGCCAAACCCGGTGAGGGCGGCCAACTCCCGGGCTACAAGGTGTATCCGAACATCGCCAAGACCCGGCACTCCACCCCGGGCGTCGGGCTCATCTCACCGCCGCCGCACCACGACATCTACTCGATCGAGGACCTCGCGCAACTCATCCACGATCTGAAGAACGCCAACGACCAGGCCCGCATCCACGTCAAGCTGGTCAGCAGCGTGGGGGTGGGGACCGTCGCCGCCGGGGTGTCGAAGGCGCACGCCGACGTGGTGCTGATCTCCGGGCACGACGGGGGCACCGGCGCCGCCCCGTTGACCAGTCTCAAGCACGCCGGTGCACCGTGGGAGATCGGGCTCGCGGACGCCCAGCAGACCCTGGTGCTCAACGGACTTCGCGACCGCATCACCGTGCAGTGCGACGGCGGGATGCGGACCGCCCGCGACGTGATGGTCGCCATGCTGCTCGGTGCCGAGGAGTTCGGGTTCGCGACGGCCCCGCTGGTGGTCGCCGGGTGCATCATGATGCGGGTCTGCCACCTCGACACCTGCCCCGTCGGCGTGGCCACCCAGAACCCGGAGCTACGGGCACGGTTCAACGGTAAGCCCGAATTCGTCGAGAACTTCTTCATGTTCATCGCCGAGGACATCCGCCGCTACCTGGCCGAGCTCGGTTTCCGCAGCGTCGACGAAGCCGTCGGCCATGCCGAGATGCTCGACACCGCAACGGGAGTGGAGCACTGGAAGAGCAAAGGGCTCGACCTGGCGCCGATCTTCGCCATCCCCACCGACGCGCACGGCGGGAAACTGACCCAGCGGCGCAAGCTCAAAGACCAGTACCACGCGCTCGACCAGGCGCTCGACCAGACCCTCATCCAGCTGTCCGAGGGCGCCCTCGAAGACGCGCATCCGGTCACCCTCGAACTGCCGATCCGCAACGTCAACCGCACGGTGGGCACCATGCTCGGCGCGGAGGTGACGCGCCGGTACGGCGCCGCGGGCCTGCCTGAGGACACGATCCGGATCACGCTCACCGGGTCGGCGGGGCAGTCGATCGGTGCGTTCCTCCCGCCCGGCATCACCATCGAGCTGGTCGGTGACGCCAACGATTATGTGGGCAAAGGTCTTTCGGGAGGCAGGATCGTCGTCAGACCCGCCGACGACGTGCTCTTCCTGCCCGAGGACAACGTCATCGCCGGCAACACCCTGCTCTACGGCGCCACCTCGGGTGAGGTGTTCCTGCGTGGCAAGGTCGGGGAGCGGTTCTGCGCCCGCAACTCCGGCGCACTGGCGGTGGTCGAGGGTGTCGGCGACCACGCCTGCGAGTACATGACCGGCGGACGGGTCGTGGTGCTGGGCCGCACCGGCCGCAACATGGCCGCCGGGATGTCGGGCGGCATCGCCTACGTGCTGGGCCTCGACGCGGCCAAGGTCAACACCGCCATGGTCGAGTTGCAGCGACTCGAACCCGAGGACCTGGTGTGGCTGCACGACGTCGTCGCCCGGCACGCCGAGCTCACCGGCAGCACGGTGGCGACCTCGGTGCTGGCCGACTGGCCGCGCCGCAGCGCCCAGTTCACCAAGATCATGCCCACCGACTATCAGCGTGTCCTGCAGGCCACCCGGATGGCCAAGGCCGAGGGACGTGACGTCGACACCGCGATCATGGAGGCCAGCCGTGGCTGA
- a CDS encoding DUF2752 domain-containing protein: protein MEPDLPTRSRTPLYITVGTGALFAGALTYIGLADPHRPGFLAPPCPFKAVTGWDCPACGGLRMTHDLLHGDIAAAAADNVFLLVGLPLLAVWVLIRRRRREPVMPVGAIAVVAVAVLTWTVVRNLPGFPLVPTLLDG from the coding sequence ATGGAACCTGACCTTCCGACCCGCAGTCGTACGCCGCTCTACATCACTGTCGGTACGGGCGCTCTGTTCGCCGGTGCACTGACCTACATCGGCCTCGCCGACCCGCACAGGCCGGGCTTTCTCGCGCCACCCTGCCCGTTCAAGGCCGTCACCGGCTGGGACTGCCCGGCGTGTGGCGGCCTGCGGATGACGCACGACCTCCTGCACGGTGACATTGCCGCGGCGGCCGCCGACAACGTGTTCCTCCTCGTCGGTCTCCCGTTGCTGGCGGTGTGGGTGCTGATCCGGCGACGCCGACGTGAACCGGTCATGCCGGTGGGAGCGATCGCCGTGGTCGCGGTGGCGGTACTCACCTGGACCGTCGTCCGCAACCTCCCCGGCTTCCCGCTGGTGCCGACTTTGCTCGACGGGTAG
- a CDS encoding NINE protein has translation MTDPAQFGNTPDGTPPPPPGGYPPPPTGSGYPPQYPPPGNFPPPYYDPSAPYGRHPMTGEPYSDKSKFVAGLLQLVGLVGLVGIGRIYLGQTGLGVAQLVVGLVTCGIGAVIWGIVDAVLIFTDRVRDPNGLPLRDGT, from the coding sequence ATGACCGATCCCGCGCAGTTCGGCAATACGCCCGACGGCACACCGCCCCCACCGCCGGGAGGTTATCCGCCGCCGCCCACCGGCTCCGGCTATCCGCCGCAGTACCCGCCGCCGGGGAATTTCCCGCCGCCCTACTACGATCCTTCCGCCCCTTATGGCCGGCACCCCATGACGGGGGAGCCCTACTCCGACAAGTCGAAATTCGTCGCCGGCCTCCTGCAGCTCGTCGGCCTCGTGGGTCTGGTCGGGATCGGGCGGATCTACCTGGGTCAGACCGGCTTGGGCGTCGCGCAGCTGGTGGTCGGGCTCGTCACGTGCGGCATCGGCGCGGTCATCTGGGGCATCGTCGATGCGGTGCTCATCTTCACCGACCGGGTCCGCGACCCGAATGGTCTCCCGCTGCGTGATGGAACCTGA
- a CDS encoding phage major capsid protein: MAQLIEARRTAMTERIALLDRARSEDREHLNDAEQRSYDRLSGDIAALDDRIDETQAEIKRAGHGNPDVEHVRRAQRGGVTEARDWAQRAATELLRLGGESRAISSGSLDVPSLINPSITPMSRPQRLIDLLVNRLPLNDGAAFEYHRQTVRTNNAAPVADNALKPTSVMTLTPVEDRARVIAHLSEPVPNRLVMDVPGFQDWLTTDLAEGVLDALERQVINGDAIGENFDGVLHVAGTRQVAFTTDVPRTLRKALTVAQNAGENPNAIVLSPSDAEDLDLSREGAGGGWLLPNALTGTPGGNIFGGPTITRVISPSMPAGLAVLGDWSKIQLMIREQVGVQIDAGGDLFTHNQFRARAEMRCGVAHLRPSAFIVADLVA, translated from the coding sequence TTGGCGCAGCTCATCGAAGCTCGCCGCACCGCCATGACCGAGCGAATCGCCCTGCTCGACCGGGCAAGGTCCGAAGACCGCGAGCACCTCAACGATGCCGAGCAGCGCTCTTACGATCGCCTCTCCGGCGACATCGCCGCCCTCGACGATCGGATCGACGAGACGCAGGCCGAGATCAAGCGCGCAGGGCACGGCAATCCCGATGTCGAGCATGTCCGCCGGGCGCAGCGCGGCGGCGTAACCGAAGCCCGCGACTGGGCTCAGCGCGCCGCCACAGAGCTTCTGCGCCTGGGCGGGGAGTCGCGTGCGATCTCCTCCGGCTCGCTCGATGTGCCGTCCCTGATCAACCCGTCGATCACGCCGATGTCGCGTCCCCAGCGGCTCATCGACCTCCTGGTCAACCGGCTCCCCCTCAACGACGGCGCGGCCTTCGAGTATCACCGCCAGACGGTCCGAACGAACAACGCCGCCCCGGTGGCCGACAACGCGCTGAAGCCGACGAGCGTGATGACCCTGACGCCGGTCGAGGACCGCGCCCGTGTGATCGCCCACCTCTCCGAGCCGGTGCCTAACCGGCTCGTCATGGACGTACCGGGCTTCCAGGACTGGCTCACCACCGACCTCGCGGAGGGCGTGCTCGACGCGCTCGAACGCCAGGTGATCAACGGCGATGCGATCGGGGAGAACTTCGACGGGGTGCTCCACGTCGCCGGGACCCGTCAAGTCGCGTTCACCACCGATGTCCCGCGGACGCTGCGCAAGGCGCTGACGGTGGCTCAGAACGCCGGGGAGAACCCGAACGCGATCGTGCTCAGCCCCAGCGACGCCGAGGATCTCGACCTCTCGCGGGAAGGCGCTGGCGGCGGCTGGCTGCTGCCCAACGCGCTGACGGGCACGCCGGGCGGCAACATCTTCGGTGGCCCGACGATCACCCGCGTCATCTCCCCTTCGATGCCAGCGGGTCTTGCCGTCCTCGGGGACTGGTCGAAGATCCAGCTCATGATCCGCGAGCAGGTCGGCGTGCAGATCGACGCGGGCGGCGACCTGTTCACCCACAACCAGTTCCGCGCTCGCGCTGAAATGCGCTGTGGCGTTGCACATCTGCGGCCTTCGGCGTTCATCGTCGCGGATCTCGTGGCCTGA
- a CDS encoding helix-turn-helix transcriptional regulator, with protein sequence MNDNRGDRPRTLSAAEVAEELGLCRDWIYHLLRTGALPGAKLGSRTWRIRRETVDAILAGELRIGRAS encoded by the coding sequence ATGAACGACAACCGCGGGGACCGGCCCCGCACGCTCTCCGCAGCCGAAGTCGCCGAAGAACTGGGACTGTGCCGCGACTGGATCTACCACCTGCTCAGAACCGGCGCGCTCCCCGGAGCGAAGCTCGGCAGCCGAACTTGGCGCATCCGCCGCGAGACGGTTGACGCCATCCTGGCGGGTGAACTACGGATCGGTCGGGCATCGTGA
- a CDS encoding recombinase family protein — MRTAKQPVRAAIYTRISLDKSGERLGVQRQLDDCAALADRLGWSVIERFDDNDLSAYSGRTRPGFEALLDSLKRGEIDALICWHPDRLYRSLKDLVRLLDVAEAVEIRTVNGGDLDLSTATGKMLATILGSVSFQESAHKAERQRSAAAQRAANGKPQWKRAFGYVAGENGPEIDPEIQPLVEQAYAAVLAGSSLSDICRLWNDAGALTQRWVRPKDSKGNPIASAEPVLERRPWTAPQVSNFLRKPRNAGLRDYQGEIVGKGQWPALVDEDQWHQVQGVLDAPGRAPGRKTVRKHLLTGVLKCGKPGCGGYLSGQWVMQSKGGGAKAHSITYACKGCRGCSVRAEHVEPLVYRAIAGRLAMADAADLLKAEHHDEAETQKLRAERMTLLARLDEIADERADGLLTGQQAQRATARISDKLAEIDQREQSQERRRVLDGIPLGTEKVAEAVEALSPDRLRAVIDLLAEFTVQPVGKGHRVGGARFDPDRVQVAWRR, encoded by the coding sequence ATGAGGACAGCAAAGCAGCCGGTCAGAGCCGCGATCTACACCCGGATCTCCCTCGACAAGTCGGGCGAGCGGCTCGGGGTTCAGCGGCAGCTTGACGACTGCGCCGCGCTGGCGGATCGGCTCGGCTGGTCGGTGATCGAGCGGTTCGACGACAACGACCTGTCGGCCTATAGCGGCAGGACCCGTCCGGGGTTCGAGGCGCTGCTGGATTCGCTCAAGCGCGGCGAGATCGACGCGCTGATCTGTTGGCATCCCGACCGGCTGTATCGGTCGCTCAAGGACCTGGTGCGGCTGCTTGATGTCGCCGAAGCCGTCGAGATCCGTACCGTCAACGGCGGTGACCTCGATCTGTCCACCGCCACCGGGAAGATGTTGGCCACGATCCTGGGGTCGGTGTCGTTCCAAGAGTCGGCGCACAAGGCCGAGCGTCAACGCAGCGCCGCCGCGCAGCGCGCCGCCAACGGCAAGCCGCAGTGGAAGCGAGCATTCGGCTATGTGGCCGGTGAGAACGGCCCGGAGATTGACCCGGAGATCCAGCCTTTGGTGGAGCAGGCCTACGCCGCGGTGTTGGCCGGATCGTCGCTCTCGGACATTTGCCGCCTGTGGAATGACGCGGGTGCCCTCACTCAGCGCTGGGTGAGGCCGAAGGACTCCAAGGGGAACCCGATCGCGAGCGCGGAGCCGGTGTTGGAGCGCCGTCCGTGGACCGCCCCGCAGGTGTCAAACTTCCTGCGCAAACCGCGCAACGCAGGGCTGCGCGATTACCAGGGCGAGATCGTCGGGAAGGGTCAGTGGCCCGCGCTCGTCGACGAGGACCAGTGGCACCAGGTGCAGGGCGTGCTCGACGCGCCAGGGCGAGCACCAGGCCGCAAGACGGTCCGCAAACACCTGCTCACCGGAGTGTTGAAGTGCGGCAAGCCGGGGTGCGGCGGATATCTCTCGGGCCAGTGGGTGATGCAGTCTAAGGGCGGCGGCGCGAAAGCTCACTCAATCACCTACGCCTGCAAAGGTTGTCGAGGCTGCAGTGTCCGCGCCGAGCATGTCGAGCCCCTCGTCTACCGCGCCATTGCGGGTCGGCTCGCAATGGCCGATGCCGCCGATCTGCTCAAGGCCGAGCACCACGACGAAGCCGAGACCCAGAAGCTCCGCGCCGAGCGGATGACCCTCCTCGCGCGCCTCGACGAGATCGCGGACGAACGAGCGGACGGGCTGCTCACAGGCCAGCAGGCCCAGCGTGCGACCGCACGGATCAGTGACAAGCTGGCAGAGATCGACCAGCGGGAGCAGAGCCAGGAACGCCGCCGCGTCCTCGATGGCATTCCCCTGGGGACTGAGAAGGTCGCGGAGGCGGTCGAGGCGCTCTCCCCGGATCGGCTGCGAGCGGTGATCGACTTGTTGGCCGAGTTCACCGTGCAGCCCGTTGGTAAGGGGCACCGCGTCGGCGGGGCTCGGTTCGATCCCGATCGGGTGCAGGTCGCCTGGCGACGCTGA